In Bubalus kerabau isolate K-KA32 ecotype Philippines breed swamp buffalo chromosome 4, PCC_UOA_SB_1v2, whole genome shotgun sequence, one DNA window encodes the following:
- the POLR2A gene encoding DNA-directed RNA polymerase II subunit RPB1: MHGGGPPSGDSACPLRTIKRVQFGVLSPDELKRMSVTEGGIKYPETTEGGRPKLGGLMDPRQGVIERTGRCQTCAGNMTECPGHFGHIELAKPVFHVGFLVKTMKVLRCVCFFCSKLLVDSNNPKIKDILAKSKGQPKKRLTHVYDLCKGKNICEGGEEMDNKFGVEQPEGDEDLTKEKGHGGCGRYQPRIRRSGLELYAEWKHVNEDSQEKKILLSPERVHEIFKRISDEECFVLGMEPRYARPEWMIVTVLPVPPLSVRPAVVMQGSARNQDDLTHKLADIVKINNQLRRNEQNGAAAHVIAEDVKLLQFHVATMVDNELPGLPRAMQKSGRPLKSLKQRLKGKEGRVRGNLMGKRVDFSARTVITPDPNLSIDQVGVPRSIAANMTFAEIVTPFNIDRLQELVRRGNSQYPGAKYIIRDNGDRIDLRFHPKPSDLHLQTGYKVERHMCDGDIVIFNRQPTLHKMSMMGHRVRILPWSTFRLNLSVTTPYNADFDGDEMNLHLPQSLETRAEIQELAMVPRMIVTPQSNRPVMGIVQDTLTAVRKFTKRDVFLERGEVMNLLMFLSTWDGKVPQPAILKPRPLWTGKQIFSLIIPGHINCIRTHSTHPDDEDSGPYKHISPGDTKVVVENGELIMGILCKKSLGTSAGSLVHISYLEMGHDITRLFYSNIQTVINNWLLIEGHTIGIGDSIADSKTYQDIQNTIKKAKQDVIEVIEKAHNNELEPTPGNTLRQTFENQVNRILNDARDKTGSSAQKSLSEYNNFKSMVVSGAKGSKINISQVIAVVGQQNVEGKRIPFGFKHRTLPHFIKDDYGPESRGFVENSYLAGLTPTEFFFHAMGGREGLIDTAVKTAETGYIQRRLIKSMESVMVKYDATVRNSINQVVQLRYGEDGLAGESVEFQNLATLKPSNKAFEKKFRFDYTNERALRRTLQEDLVKDVLSNAHIQNELEREFERMREDREVLRVIFPTGDSKVVLPCNLLRMIWNAQKIFHINPRLPSDLHPIKVVEGVKELSKKLVIVNGDDPLSRQAQENATLLFNIHLRSTLCSRRMAEEFRLSGEAFDWLLGEIESKFNQAIAHPGEMVGALAAQSLGEPATQMTLNTFHYAGVSAKNVTLGVPRLKELINISKKPKTPSLTVFLLGQSARDAERAKDILCRLEHTTLRKVTANTAIYYDPNPQSTVVAEDQEWVNVYYEMPDFDVARISPWLLRVELDRKHMTDRKLTMEQIAEKINAGFGDDLNCIFNDDNAEKLVLRIRIMNSDENKMQEEEEVVDKMDDDVFLRCIESNMLTDMTLQGIEQISKVYMHLPQTDNKKKIIITEDGEFKALQEWILETDGVSLMRVLSEKDVDPVRTTSNDIVEIFTVLGIEAVRKALERELYHVISFDGSYVNYRHLALLCDTMTCRGHLMAITRHGVNRQDTGPLMKCSFEETVDVLMEAAAHGESDPMKGVSENIMLGQLAPAGTGCFDLLLDAEKCKYGMEIPTNIPGLGAAGPTGMFFGSAPSPMGGISPAMTPWNQGATPAYGAWSPSVGSGMTPGAAGFSPSAASDASGFSPGYSPAWSPTPGSPGSPGPSSPYIPSPGGAMSPSYSPTSPAYEPRSPGGYTPQSPSYSPTSPSYSPTSPSYSPTSPNYSPTSPSYSPTSPSYSPTSPSYSPTSPSYSPTSPSYSPTSPSYSPTSPSYSPTSPSYSPTSPSYSPTSPSYSPTSPSYSPTSPSYSPTSPSYSPTSPSYSPTSPSYSPTSPNYSPTSPNYTPTSPSYSPTSPSYSPTSPNYTPTSPNYSPTSPSYSPTSPSYSPTSPSYSPSSPRYTPQSPTYTPSSPSYSPSSPSYSPTSPKYTPTSPSYSPSSPEYTPTSPKYSPTSPKYSPTSPKYSPTSPTYSPTTPKYSPTSPTYSPTSPVYTPTSPKYSPTSPTYSPTSPKYSPTSPTYSPTSPKGSTYSPTSPGYSPTSPTYSLTSPAISPDDSDDEN, translated from the exons atgcacgggggtggccccCCCTCCGGGGACAGCGCATGCCCGCTGCGCACCATCAAGAGAGTGCAGTTCGGAGTCCTCAGTCCGGATGAACTG AAGCGAATGTCTGTGACAGAAGGCGGCATCAAATACCCAGAGACGACCGAGGGAGGCCGCCCCAAGCTTGGGGGGCTGATGGATCCGAGGCAGGGGGTGATTGAGAGGACGGGCCGCTGCCAAACCTGTGCAG GAAACATGACAGAGTGTCCCGGCCACTTTGGCCACATTGAGCTGGCCAAGCCTGTGTTCCACGTTGGTTTCCTGGTCAAGACCATGAAAGTTTTACGCTGTGTCTGCTTCTTCTGCTCCAAGTTGCTTGTGGACTCT AACAACCCGAAGATCAAGGATATTTTGGCTAAGTCCAAGGGGCAGCCCAAGAAGCGGCTCACACACGTCTATGACCTCTGCAAGGGCAAAAACATCTGCGAGGGCGGGGAGGAGATGGACAACAAGTTTGGTGTGGAGCAGCCTGAGGGCGATGAAGATTTGACCAAAGAAAAG GGCCACGGTGGCTGCGGACGGTACCAGCCCCGGATCCGGCGCTCTGGCCTGGAGCTATACGCCGAATGGAAGCATGTCAATGAGGACTCTCAAGAGAAGAAGATCCTGTTGAGCCCCGAGCGGGTGCATGAGATCTTCAAGCGCATCTCCGACGAGGAGTGCTTTGTCCTGGGCATGGAGCCGCGCTACGCCCGGCCTGAGTGGATGATCGTCACTGTGCTACCTGTGCCCCCGCTCTCCGTGCGGCCTGCCGTTGTGATGCAGGGCTCTGCCCGCAACCAG GACGACCTGACCCACAAACTGGCCGACATTGTCAAGATCAACAATCAGCTTCGGCGCAATGAGCAGAACGGTGCAGCTGCCCATGTCATTGCTGAGGACGTGAAGCTCCTCCAGTTCCACGTGGCCACCATGGTGGACAATGAGCTGCCTGGCTTGCCTCGT GCCATGCAGAAGTCTGGGCGTCCCCTCAAGTCCCTGAAGCAGCGATTGAAGGGGAAGGAAGGCCGTGTGCGTGGGAACCTGATGGGCAAGCGGGTGGACTTCTCAGCCCGCACTGTCATCACCCCCGACCCCAACCTCTCCATTGACCAGGTCGGCGTGCCACGCTCTATTGCCGCCAACATGACCTTTGCGGAGATCGTCACCCCCTTCAACATTGACAG ACTTCAGGAACTAGTGCGCAGGGGGAACAGCCAGTACCCGGGAGCCAAGTACATCATCCGGGACAACGGTGATCGGATTGACCTGCGTTTCCACCCCAAGCCCAGTGACCTTCACTTGCAGACTGGCTACAAG GTGGAACGGCACATGTGTGATGGGGACATTGTTATCTTCAACCGGCAGCCAACTTTGCACAAAATGTCCATGATGGGTCATCGGGTTCGCATCCTGCCCTGGTCCACTTTTCGCTTGAATCTTAG CGTGACAACTCCATACAATGCTGACTTCGACGGGGATGAGATGAACTTGCACCTGCCACAGTCCCTGGAGACACGGGCTGAGATCCAGGAGCTGGCCATGGTGCCACGCATGATTGTCACCCCCCAGAGCAATCGTCCAGTCATGGGCATTGTGCAGGACACATTGACTGCAGTGCGCAAATTCACCAAGAGGGATGTCTTCCTGGAGCGG GGGGAAGTGATGAACCTCCTGATGTTCCTGTCCACGTGGGACGGGAAGGTCCCACAGCCAGCCATCCTGAAGCCCCGGCCCCTGTGGACGGGGAAGCAGATCTTCTCCCTCATCATACCCGGCCACATCAACTGTATCCGCACCCATAGCACCCACCCTGATGATGAGGACAGCGGCCCTTACAAGCACATCTCCCCTGGGGACACTAAG GTGGTGGTGGAGAATGGTGAGCTGATCATGGGCATCCTGTGTAAGAAGTCTTTGGGCACGTCAGCCGGCTCCCTGGTCCACATCTCTTACCTTGAGATGGGTCACGACATCACTCGCCTCTTCTACTCCAACATTCAGACTGTCATCAACAACTGGCTCCTCATTGAGG GTCATACCATTGGCATTGGGGACTCCATCGCTGATTCTAAGACTTACCAAGACATTCAGAACACGATTAAGAAGGCCAAGCAGGATGTAATAGAG GTCATTGAGAAGGCACATAACAACGAGCTGGAGCCCACGCCAGGGAACACCCTGCGGCAGACGTTTGAGAACCAGGTGAACCGCATTCTCAACGATGCCCGAGACAAGACCGGCTCCTCCGCCCAGAAATCACTGTCTGAATACAACAACTTTAAGTCTATGGTCGTGTCTGGGGCCAAAGGTTCCAAGATCAACATCTCCCAG GTCATTGCTGTCGTCGGGCAGCAGAATGTGGAGGGCAAGCGGATCCCATTTGGATTCAAGCACCGGACCCTGCCTCACTTCATCAAAGATGACTATGGGCCTGAGAGCCGAGGCTTTGTGGAGAACTCCTACCTGGCCGGCCTCACGCCCACCGAGTTCTTCTTCCATGCCATGGGGGGCCGTGAGGGGCTGATCGACACAGCTGTCAAGACTGCTGAAACTG GATACATCCAGCGGCGGCTgataaagtccatggagtcggtgatggtGAAGTACGACGCCACCGTGCGCAACTCCATCAATCAGGTGGTGCAGCTGCGCTATGGCGAGGATGGCCTGGCGGGCGAGAGTGTCGAGTTCCAGAATCTGGCCACCCTCAAGCCTTCCAACAAGGCTTTCGAGAAGAA GTTCCGCTTTGATTACACCAATGAGAGGGCCCTGCGGCGCACCCTGCAGGAAGACCTGGTGAAGGATGTGCTGAGCAACGCACACATTCAGAATGAGCTAGAACGAGAATTTGAGCGGATGCGTGAGGACCGGGAGGTGCTCAGAGTCATCTTCCCAACTGGCGACAGCAAG GTTGTCCTCCCCTGCAACCTGCTGCGCATGATCTGGAACGCTCAGAAGATCTTCCACATCAACCCTCGCCTTCCCTCTGACCTGCACCCCATCAAGGTGGTAGAGG GAGTCAAGGAGTTGAGCAAGAAGCTGGTGATTGTGAATGGGGACGACCCCCTGAGCCGGCAGGCCCAGGAGAATGCCACCTTGCTCTTTAACATCCACCTGCGGTCCACGCTGTGTTCCCGCCGCATGGCCGAGGAATTCCGGCTCAGTGGAGAGGCTTTCGACTGGCTTCTTGGAGAGATCGAGTCCAAGTTCAACCAAGCCATT GCCCATCCAGGGGAAATGGTGGGAGCTCTGGCTGCACAGTCCCTCGGAGAACCTGCCACCCAGATGACCTTGAACACCTTTCACTATGCTGGTGTGTCCGCCAAGAATGTGACTCTGGGTGTGCCCCGACTTAAGGAGCTCATCAACATTTCCAAGAAGCCAAAGACCCCTTCACTTACTGTCTTCCTACTGGGCCAGTCTGCTCGAGATGCGGAGAGAGCCAAG GATATTCTGTGCCGCTTGGAACACACAACACTGAGGAAGGTGACCGCCAACACGGCCATCTACTATGACCCCAACCCCCAGAGCACCGTGGTGGCCGAGGATCAGGAGTGGGTGAATGTCTACTATGAGATGCCTGACTTTGATGTGGCCCGAATCTCCCCCTGGCTTTTGCGGGTGGAGCTGGACCGGAAGCACATGACTGACCGGAAGCTGACCATGGAGCAGATTGCCGAAAAGATCAATGCTG GTTTCGGTGATGACTTGAATTGCATCTTTAACGATGATAACGCAGAGAAGCTGGTGCTCCGGATCCGCATCATGAACAGTGATGAAAATAAGATGCAAGAG GAGGAAGAGGTGGTGGACAAGATGGATGACGACGTCTTCCTTCGCTGCATCGAGTCCAACATGCTGACGGACATGACCCTGCAGGGCATAGAGCAGATCAGCAAG GTGTACATGCACTTGCCGCAGACTGACAACAAGAAGAAGATCATCATCACAGAGGACGGAGAGTTCAAGGCCCTGCAGGAGTGGATCCTAGAGACGGACGGCGTGAGCCTGATGCGCGTGCTGAGTGAGAAGGATGTGGACCCTGTGCGCACCACATCCAACGACATCGTGGAGATCTTCACG GTGCTGGGCATTGAGGCCGTACGGAAGGCCCTGGAGCGGGAGCTGTACCACGTCATCTCCTTCGATGGCTCCTACGTCAATTACCGGCACTTGGCTCTCCTATGTGACACCATGACCTGTCGTGGCCACTTGATGGCCATCACTCGACACGGAGTCAACCGCCAGGACACTGGACCTCTCATGAAGTGCTCCTTTGAGGAAACG GTGGACGTGCTCATGGAAGCAGCTGCGCACGGAGAGAGTGACCCCATGAAGGGGGTGTCTGAGAACATCATGCTGGGCCAGCTGGCTCCGGCTGGCACCGGCTGTTTTGACCTCCTGCTTGATGCAGAGAAGTGCAAGTATGGCATGGAGATCCCCACCAATATCCCCGGCCTGGGGGCTGCCGGAC CCACCGGCATGTTCTTCGGCTCGGCCCCCAGTCCCATGGGCGGAATTTCTCCAGCCATGACACCCTGGAACCAGGGTGCAACCCCAGCCTACGGCGCCTGGTCCCCCAGTGTTG GGAGCGGGATGACCCCGGGAGCAGCAGGCTTCTCTCCCAGTGCTGCCTCAGATGCCAGCGGGTTCAGCCCTGGCTACTCCCCGGCCTGGTCTcccacaccaggctccccgggcTCCCCAGGCCCCTCAAGCCCATATATCCCCTCACCAG GGGGTGCCATGTCTCCCAGCTACTCCCCCACATCGCCTGCCTATGAGCCCCGCTCCCCTGGAGGCTACACACCCCAGAGTCCCTCTTACTCCCCCACTTCCCCCTCCTACTCCCCTACTTCTCCGTCCTACTCTCCAACCAGCCCCAACTACAGCCCCACGTCACCCAGCTACTCCCCGACCTCTCCCAGCTACTCACCCACTTCTCCCAGCTATTCACCCACGTCTCCCAGCTACTCTCCCACTTCCCCAAGCTACTCTCCCACATCACCTAGCTACTCGCCCACCTCACCCAGCTACTCGCCCACCTCGCCCAGCTACTCGCCCACTTCGCCCAGCTACTCGCCCACCTCGCCCAGCTACTCGCCCACCTCGCCCAGCTACTCGCCCACTTCGCCCAGCTACTCACCGACATCTCCAAGCTATTCACCGACATCACCAAGCTACTCTCCAACTTCTCCAAGTTACTCACCCACCAGTCCTAACTATTCTCCAACCAGTCCCAATTACACCCCAACATCACCCAGCTATAGCCCAACGTCACCAAGCTACTCACCTACTAGTCCCAACTACACACCAACAAGCCCCAACTACAGCCCAACATCTCCAAGCTACTCTCCGACTTCACCCAGCTACTCCCCAACCTCGCCAAGCTACTCTCCTTCAAGCCCACGATACACACCACAGTCTCCCACCTACACCCCCAGCTCGCCCAGCTACAGCCCCAGCTCGCCCAGCTACAGCCCGACTTCACCAAAGTACAccccaaccagtccttcctataGCCCCAGCTCACCAGAGtacacccccacctcccccaagtACTCACCTACCAGCCCCAAAtattcccccacctcccccaagtACTCACCTACCAGCCCTACCTactcccccaccaccccaaaATACTCACCCACATCGCCTACTTACTCACCAACCTCTCCTGTCTACACCCCAACCTCCCCCAAGTATTCACCCACTAGCCCCACctactcccccacctcccccaagtACTCACCCACCAGCCCCACCTACTCCCCCACGTCCCCCAAAGGCTCTACTTACTCGCCCACCTCCCCCGGCTACTCACCCACCAGCCCCACCTATAGCCTCACCAGTCCAGCCATCAGCCCGGATGACAGTGATGACGAGAACTGA
- the SLC35G6 gene encoding solute carrier family 35 member G6 yields the protein MHRDPRQTYRTGGEEEVQGKMAGSHPYFNLPDFTQPSPPSTPPSLSSHQRCWPSDATKGLLVALLGGGLPAGFVGPFSRMAYQASHFPSLELLICRCLFHLPIALLLKLRGDPLLGPPDVRGRACLHALLNVLSIGCAYSAVQVVPAGNAATVRKGSSTVCSALLALCLESQRLSGYDWCGLLGSTLGLIIIVGPGLGTLQEGTTGLYTALGYVLAFLGGLALSLGLLVYRSLDFPSCLPTVAFLFGLVGLVGSVPGLFMLQTPVLPKDPLSWSCVGAVGILALVSFVCVSYAVTKAHPALVCAVLHSEVVVALMLQYYVLYETVAPSDIMGAGVVLGSIAIITAQNLSCEREGQVEE from the exons ATGCACAGGGACCCCCGCCAGACCTACAGAACAG gaggagaggaggaagtcCAAGGAAAGATG GCTGGCAGTCACCCCTActtcaacctgcctgacttcacgCAGCCATCACCGCCCTCCACTCCGCCCAGTCTCTCATCGCACCAGCGCTGCTGGCCCTCCGATGCCACCAAGGGCCTGCTCGTGGCCCTGCTGGGTGGGGGCCTACCTGCTGGCTTCGTGGGCCCCTTCTCCCGTATGGCTTACCAGGCTTCCCACTTTCCCTCGCTGGAGCTGCTCATCTGTCGATGCCTCTTCCACCTCCCCATTGCCCTGCTACTTAAACTTCGTGGTGACCCCCTCTTAGGACCTCCCGATGTCCGGGGCCGGGCCTGCCTTCACGCCCTGCTCAACGTCCTCAGCATCGGATGTGCCTACAGTGCAGTTCAGGTGGTGCCTGCCGGCAACGCTGCCACTGTCCGCAAAGGTTCTTCCACTGTCTGCTCTGCTCTCCTCGCCCTCTGCCTCGAGAGCCAGCGTCTCAGCGGCTATGACTGGTGTGGCTTGTTGGGCAGCACTCTGGGACTCATCATCATTGTGGGACCTGGACTAGGGACCCTGCAGGAGGGGACCACGGGCCTCTACACTGCCCTAGGCTATGTGCTTGCTTTCCTAGGTGGCCTGGCACTGTCACTGGGGCTCCTGGTATATCGCTCCCTGGACTTTCCCTCCTGCCTACCAACAGTGGCCTtcctgtttggtttggtggggcTGGTGGGCTCTGTGCCAGGCCTCTTTATGCTGCAGACCCCCGTGCTGCCCAAGGATCCTCTGAGTTGGAGCTGTGTGGGGGCAGTGGGGATCCTTGCCCTCgtctcctttgtgtgtgtgagttatGCGGTCACTAAGGCCCACCCCGCCCTGGTGTGTGCCGTCCTGCACTCTGAGGTGGTGGTGGCCTTGATGCTGCAGTACTATGTGCTCTATGAGACCGTGGCACCTTCTGACATCATGGGGGCAGGGGTCGTTCTGGGCAGCATTGCCATTATCACTGCCCAGAACCTCAGCTGTGAGAGGGAAGGGCAGGTGGAGGAGTGA